The following coding sequences are from one Plasmodium coatneyi strain Hackeri chromosome 11, complete sequence window:
- a CDS encoding SICA antigen, with translation MEDDVNRLLGELKGYMNMDEKPGLIHHICGGITRNGRHEKNQMTRICKRLVRVVYWMENWDINGKKWKDEKEKKEDEWKQYLKCIIGNRVILRILGNKCGAEKIMEVVAGTMGGKGNRFPRGKESKMDCNWVGEAHMGDQEELIGETIDKWLQEERKPKDGITELEQVMQWMECKGDEKDQEEAKQKGTCSNGRIVDLLEAGRSKQLRELVNKDQPATKPADAPPASPGTSLRSDEDSTSDPVKKPESEDTVQTQEGKGTKSSETTSKDGDCQSEQGSDNVENIVKCLEGSDAATIPKHKDINDPHEATAATGPVGQTGPNIKATEEGSVSGHGHQQPGLPGPGAPGEEDPTATKGGTQGVSGPGSTGTWNPGSSGTRSTGTWNPGSSDLGSTGHQSPGSSGPSSTGNQNTGTPRPSAGEGYFFLGKKRRRYKRAHQIRGHPTLEEQLHHVDDQADGPHEYTLVKERKQARSAPTGRMKGPIKRGVSLRRAGRRGVGHRTIIDIHLEVLDECQKVDLHSTKEDFFEVLVQEFMGSKFIEQEDVPKEQVPCSDSEFREGRHCS, from the exons ATGGAGGATGACGTGAATAGACTGTTAGGCGAACTGAAAGGTTATATGAACATGGATGAAAAACCGGGATTGATACATCATATATGTGGTGGAATTACGAGGAATGGTAGACACGAAAAAAACCAAATGACCAGAATATGCAAAAGGTTAGTAAGAGTAGTCTACTGGATGGAAAATTGGgacataaatggaaaaaagtggaaagacgaaaaagagaaaaaggaagatgaaTGGAAACAGTACCTAAAGTGTATAATAGGGAATAGAGTTATATTAAGAATTTTAGGGAATAAATGTGGAGCTGAGAAAATTATGGAGGTCGTGGCAGGTACGATgggaggaaaagggaacCGTTTtccaagggggaaggaaagtaagATGGATTGTAACTGGGTTGGAGAGGCACATATGGGGGATCAGGAAGAGTTAATTGGGGAAACGATAGACAAATGGTTgcaggaggaaaggaaaccCAAAGATGGTATTACAGAGTTAGAGCAGGTAATGCAATGGATGGAGTGTAAAGGAGATGAGAAAGATCAGGAAGAGGcgaagcaaaaaggaacttGCTCTAATGGAAGAATTGTAGACTTATTAGAAGCAGGAAGATCAAAGCAATTACGAGAACTAGTTAATAAGGACCAGCCTGCTACGAAGCCTGCAGACGCACCACCAGCATCACCAGGTACATCCTTAAGATCTGATGAGGACAGTACCTCTGACCCAGTAAAAAAACCAGAGTCAGAGGACACTGTTCAAACACAGGAAGGTAAGGGTACAAAATCTTCCGAAACCACTTCTAAGGATGGGGACTGTCAAAGTGAACAGGGATCTGATAATGTTGAAAATATTGTTAAGTGTCTAGAAGGATCGGATGCTGCGACTATTCCGAAACATAAGGATATTAACGATCCCCATGAAGCCACTGCAGCCACTGGTCCCGTTGGCCAAACAG GTCCTAATATTAAAGCtacagaggaaggaagtgtctCAGGTCATGGTCACCAACAACCCGGTCTCCCTGGCCCTGGTGCTCCAGGGGAGGAAGATCCAACTGCAACTAAGGGGG GTACACAGGGTGTATCTGGTCCTGGTAGTACTGGAAcgtggaacccaggttcttctggtacccgttctacaggaacctggaacccaggttcttccgatCTAGGTAGTACAGGACACCAGTCTCCTGGTTCTTCTGGACCAAGTTCCACTGGTAATCAAAACACGGGTACTCCAAGACCAAGTGCTGGTGAAGGA tattttttcctcggtaaaaaaagacgacGTTACAAAAGAGCACATCAAATCCGTGGTCATCCAActttggaagaacaactccatcatgtggacgaccaggcagatggtccacatgaatataccttagtaaaggaacgaaaacaaGCCAGATCTGCTCCAACAGGAAGAATGAAGGGCCCAATAAAACGGGGTGTTAGTCTTCGCCGTGCTGGTCGTCGTGGTGTTGGTCACcgcaccattattgatattcatttagaagtcttagacgaatgtcaaaaagtggacctgcattcgacgaaggaggacttttttgaagttttggttcaagaattcatGGGAAGCAAGTTTATAGAACAGGAAGacgttcctaaggaacaggttccatgttcagattccgaatttagggaaggaagacattgttcctaa